A window of Polaribacter litorisediminis contains these coding sequences:
- a CDS encoding 4a-hydroxytetrahydrobiopterin dehydratase translates to MKKLTEFEINKKLENLIDWEYYDDALHTDFEFDNFKDCMSAMNRIAFECEALNHHPEWTNIYNTLDITLTTHDANGVTELDFKLAEAINLIVEVEEED, encoded by the coding sequence ATGAAAAAACTTACAGAATTCGAAATAAACAAAAAATTAGAAAATCTTATAGATTGGGAGTATTATGATGATGCTTTGCATACCGATTTTGAGTTTGACAACTTTAAAGATTGTATGTCTGCTATGAACAGAATTGCCTTTGAATGTGAAGCTTTAAATCATCATCCGGAATGGACAAACATTTACAATACCTTAGACATTACTTTAACTACGCATGATGCCAATGGTGTAACCGAATTAGATTTTAAACTAGCGGAGGCCATTAATCTAATTGTAGAAGTTGAAGAGGAAGACTAA
- a CDS encoding type II toxin-antitoxin system RelE/ParE family toxin, with protein MPIIKNYELTNETDADLEDIFDYTEQRHNQEQAIVYLLNIEDLFLKLCKQPNLGRLRNDIKENVFSIPIKKHIIFYKIDINNLIIIRVLHGSRDMPKHLKIK; from the coding sequence ATGCCTATTATCAAAAATTATGAGTTAACAAATGAAACGGATGCTGATTTAGAAGATATCTTTGATTATACAGAACAAAGGCATAACCAAGAACAAGCGATAGTATATTTATTAAATATTGAAGATCTATTTTTGAAGTTATGCAAACAACCAAATTTAGGAAGATTAAGAAATGACATTAAAGAAAACGTATTTAGTATCCCTATTAAAAAACATATTATCTTTTATAAAATAGACATCAATAATTTAATAATTATTAGAGTATTGCATGGAAGTAGAGATATGCCAAAACATTTAAAAATAAAATAA
- a CDS encoding type II toxin-antitoxin system ParD family antitoxin: MNISFTKQQEEYITTQVKSGEYQNNSEVIRDALRLHTIYRNKVINDLKAAIDKGFESGISKRTVQDIIDSKRNK, encoded by the coding sequence ATGAATATTAGTTTTACAAAGCAACAAGAAGAATACATAACTACTCAAGTAAAATCTGGAGAGTATCAAAATAACAGTGAAGTTATTAGAGATGCATTACGTCTTCATACAATTTATAGAAATAAAGTTATCAACGATTTAAAAGCAGCTATTGACAAAGGGTTTGAAAGTGGAATAAGTAAACGTACTGTTCAGGATATTATAGATTCGAAACGTAATAAATAG
- the rlmD gene encoding 23S rRNA (uracil(1939)-C(5))-methyltransferase RlmD, producing the protein MPRRERNKFVKKNQVLELQIEDYAFGGKGIARIKSDEGSFVVFVPNTLPGQLVKAQISKTSKNYAEAKLIDVLEPSKDEVEVPFQDIPGAPYIQLPIELQHQYKKESTLSLFKRIGKVENIEDLFDEFIASPNVFHYRNKMEYGFSAIGYDRINKTDKDEFTLGFKRRGVWWMGDNLNKDSGLFDKQMEDHLIDIRKYCQETGLEPWHGPKKTGFFRYFVVRKSFKTDELLCNLVTTSADLNKFDLDKFANFLKEIFGKRLAGLLHTINDETGDRTIATSGSVNLVYGKDKIVEELLGLNFEISMKSFFQTNPKCAEKLYHKVVEYVLEDTTKVDNTVVMDLFCGTGTIGQIVASKSNNAKIVGVDIVASAIEDAQKNAKRNNIDGLKFYAADVGKFLTAHPEYQDKIKTIILDPARAGIAPKTLQKIINLNADRMVYVSCNPATQARDTELLREAGYQIKKISLVDQFPHTSHIETVVLFEKC; encoded by the coding sequence ATGCCACGTAGAGAACGAAATAAATTTGTAAAAAAGAATCAAGTTTTAGAATTACAAATTGAGGATTACGCTTTTGGAGGAAAAGGAATTGCAAGAATAAAATCTGACGAAGGTAGCTTTGTCGTTTTTGTTCCGAATACATTGCCAGGTCAATTGGTAAAAGCGCAAATTAGCAAGACGAGCAAAAATTATGCAGAAGCTAAATTAATTGATGTTCTTGAGCCTTCGAAAGATGAAGTTGAAGTTCCTTTTCAAGATATTCCTGGTGCACCTTATATTCAATTGCCAATAGAATTACAACATCAATATAAAAAAGAAAGTACGTTATCTTTATTTAAACGTATTGGTAAGGTTGAAAATATTGAAGATTTATTTGATGAATTTATAGCATCGCCGAACGTGTTTCATTATCGAAATAAAATGGAATATGGTTTCTCTGCCATTGGTTATGATAGAATTAACAAAACAGACAAAGACGAATTTACACTCGGTTTTAAAAGACGTGGTGTTTGGTGGATGGGCGATAATTTAAACAAAGATTCTGGATTGTTTGATAAACAAATGGAGGATCATCTTATAGATATTAGAAAATATTGCCAAGAAACGGGTTTAGAACCTTGGCATGGACCAAAAAAAACAGGTTTCTTTCGATATTTTGTAGTTCGTAAATCTTTTAAAACAGACGAGTTGTTATGTAATTTGGTGACTACTTCTGCAGATTTAAACAAGTTTGATTTGGATAAATTTGCCAACTTTCTAAAAGAAATTTTCGGAAAACGTTTAGCAGGTTTGTTGCATACTATTAATGACGAAACTGGCGATAGAACCATCGCAACCTCAGGAAGTGTAAACCTTGTTTATGGTAAAGACAAAATAGTAGAAGAATTGTTAGGTTTAAATTTTGAAATCAGTATGAAAAGCTTTTTTCAAACCAATCCTAAATGTGCAGAGAAATTATATCATAAAGTTGTTGAATATGTTTTAGAAGACACTACTAAAGTTGACAATACTGTTGTAATGGATTTATTTTGTGGAACAGGAACTATCGGACAAATTGTAGCCTCTAAAAGCAATAATGCAAAAATAGTAGGCGTTGATATTGTGGCATCTGCTATTGAAGATGCTCAAAAAAATGCTAAAAGAAACAATATAGATGGTTTAAAGTTTTATGCTGCGGATGTTGGGAAATTCTTAACGGCGCATCCAGAATATCAAGACAAAATAAAAACGATTATTTTAGATCCTGCGAGAGCAGGAATTGCACCAAAAACGTTGCAAAAAATCATCAATTTAAATGCGGATAGAATGGTGTATGTTTCTTGCAACCCAGCAACACAAGCCAGAGATACAGAATTGTTGCGAGAAGCAGGATATCAAATTAAAAAAATAAGTTTGGTAGATCAATTTCCGCATACAAGTCATATAGAAACTGTAGTATTGTTTGAGAAGTGTTAA
- a CDS encoding OmpA family protein — MKKTIIYSFVALLLSASTFTSCKAIQNANNTQKGAGIGTAAGAIIGGIIGNNVGNKKNSELGAILGGVIGGVTGGIIGNKMDKQAREIKEALPGAEVERVGEGIMLTLGENAIRFDTNKATLSSTSKANLMKLVPVFNNYENTNIIIYGYTDSTGPVEFNQVLSGKRANSVKNYLASNGIDIARFETKGMGINDPIATNETAEGRSKNRRVEFAIVANEQMIQEAKKEVKQ; from the coding sequence ATGAAAAAAACAATAATTTATAGTTTTGTTGCTTTACTTTTATCAGCAAGCACATTTACTTCTTGTAAAGCTATTCAAAATGCAAATAACACTCAAAAAGGTGCCGGTATTGGCACCGCAGCAGGAGCAATTATTGGCGGTATCATTGGCAACAATGTTGGTAACAAAAAAAATTCTGAATTAGGTGCTATATTGGGGGGCGTTATCGGTGGCGTTACTGGTGGTATTATTGGTAACAAAATGGACAAACAAGCCCGCGAAATTAAAGAAGCTTTACCAGGAGCGGAAGTAGAAAGAGTTGGCGAAGGTATTATGTTAACTTTAGGTGAAAACGCCATTAGATTTGACACCAATAAAGCAACTTTATCATCAACATCAAAAGCAAATTTGATGAAGTTAGTTCCTGTTTTTAACAATTATGAAAATACAAATATTATTATTTACGGCTACACGGATAGCACAGGTCCTGTTGAATTTAATCAGGTGCTTTCAGGAAAAAGAGCAAACTCCGTAAAAAATTATTTGGCATCCAATGGTATTGATATTGCTAGATTTGAAACAAAAGGAATGGGGATTAATGATCCTATTGCAACAAATGAAACGGCGGAAGGTAGAAGTAAAAACAGACGTGTAGAATTTGCCATTGTTGCCAATGAACAAATGATTCAAGAAGCTAAAAAAGAAGTAAAACAATAA
- the rocD gene encoding ornithine--oxo-acid transaminase, whose translation MTVLDKLTSKEAIELENKHGAHNYHPLPVVLSRGEGVYVWDAEGKRYYDFLSAYSAVNQGHCHPKIVDAMTNQAKTLSLTSRAFYNDMLGKYEKFATELFGFDKLLPMNTGAEAVETALKIARKWAYEVKGIDENKAEIIVCENNFHGRTTTIISFSNDAVARKNFGPYTNGFIKVEYDNLKALQDVLENNKNIAAFLVEPIQGEAGVFVPSEGYLAAAKKMCADHNVLFIADEVQTGIARTGRLLATCGNCACPDKNCSGTPEVKPDILILGKALSGGAYPVSAVLANDAVMNVIGPGNHGSTFGGNPIAAAVAIAALQVVADEKLANNADKLGVIFREELTKFCENNDLVKSVRGKGLLNAILINDTEDSSTAWDICIKLRDNGLLAKPTHGNIIRFAPPLVMNEEQLRECIAIITTTISDFNK comes from the coding sequence ATGACTGTTTTAGACAAACTAACTTCGAAAGAAGCAATTGAATTAGAAAACAAACACGGCGCGCACAACTACCATCCACTTCCTGTAGTGTTGAGTAGAGGAGAGGGCGTATATGTTTGGGATGCAGAAGGTAAAAGATATTATGATTTTTTATCGGCATATTCTGCTGTAAATCAAGGGCATTGTCATCCTAAAATTGTGGATGCCATGACAAATCAAGCAAAAACATTAAGCTTAACTTCAAGAGCTTTTTACAATGATATGCTCGGTAAATATGAAAAATTTGCAACCGAACTTTTTGGTTTCGATAAATTATTACCCATGAATACAGGGGCAGAGGCTGTAGAAACTGCTTTAAAAATTGCTAGAAAATGGGCATATGAAGTAAAAGGAATCGATGAAAATAAAGCGGAGATAATTGTTTGTGAGAATAATTTTCACGGAAGAACAACTACCATTATCTCTTTTTCTAATGATGCAGTTGCAAGAAAAAACTTTGGTCCTTATACCAACGGATTTATCAAAGTAGAATATGATAATTTGAAAGCGTTGCAAGACGTATTAGAAAATAATAAAAATATTGCAGCATTTTTAGTAGAACCCATTCAAGGTGAAGCGGGTGTTTTTGTTCCTTCTGAAGGATATTTGGCAGCAGCTAAAAAAATGTGTGCAGATCATAATGTATTATTTATTGCAGATGAAGTTCAAACAGGAATTGCTAGAACTGGGCGTTTATTGGCAACCTGCGGAAATTGCGCCTGTCCTGATAAAAATTGTTCTGGTACACCAGAAGTAAAACCAGATATTTTAATTTTAGGAAAAGCTTTAAGCGGCGGGGCATATCCTGTTTCTGCTGTTTTGGCAAACGATGCGGTGATGAACGTAATTGGTCCTGGAAATCATGGTTCTACATTTGGTGGAAACCCTATTGCTGCTGCGGTTGCAATTGCTGCATTACAAGTAGTAGCTGATGAAAAATTAGCCAATAATGCAGATAAATTAGGTGTTATTTTTAGAGAAGAACTAACTAAATTTTGTGAGAACAACGACTTAGTAAAATCCGTTAGAGGTAAAGGTTTGTTAAATGCAATTTTAATAAATGACACTGAAGACAGTTCTACTGCTTGGGATATTTGTATAAAATTACGTGATAATGGATTGTTAGCTAAACCTACTCATGGAAATATTATCCGTTTTGCACCACCTTTAGTCATGAATGAAGAACAATTAAGAGAATGCATTGCTATTATTACCACTACAATTTCTGACTTTAATAAATAA
- a CDS encoding DUF5362 family protein, whose amino-acid sequence MPNPITQLEQLTLNSNSKSFLREISKWTFFFAILGFLSSAFLIIAAILIATMYAPMFEVLGQQQGIPFLGFVGAAIYAVSGILYVVPVWYLFQFSRKMKLALATKNDDTLADAFMMLKSHFKFIGVFTIIVISLYVLLIVFSLVVGSLI is encoded by the coding sequence ATGCCAAATCCTATTACACAATTAGAGCAGTTAACCTTAAATTCAAATTCTAAAAGTTTTTTAAGAGAAATATCTAAATGGACTTTTTTCTTTGCTATTTTGGGTTTTTTAAGCAGCGCATTTTTAATAATCGCTGCAATTTTAATCGCTACAATGTATGCGCCAATGTTTGAAGTATTAGGACAACAACAGGGCATTCCATTTTTAGGGTTCGTAGGGGCTGCTATCTATGCAGTTTCTGGTATATTGTATGTGGTACCTGTTTGGTATTTATTTCAATTTTCTAGAAAAATGAAATTAGCTTTAGCCACTAAAAATGACGACACGCTTGCAGATGCTTTTATGATGTTAAAATCTCATTTTAAATTTATCGGAGTTTTTACGATTATAGTTATTTCTTTGTATGTGCTTTTAATTGTTTTTTCTTTGGTAGTCGGTTCTCTCATATAG
- a CDS encoding AsmA-like C-terminal region-containing protein, which yields MNIKNKKKSTGKKNIKWVISILLILIIGLVSIPFLFKDKIVQMVSNTINNSINASVTFKEVDLSLFQDFPLASITVADIAVVNKAPFLGDTLYSAKSLNFSMKITELFKNADEVIALNSITSQNGQVNIIFNKEDIGNYDIAIQKENTSTAETNESFSLDIQEYALKNMTFRYIDRSSHMTLKLENINHTGKGNFAKDILDLETTSKANLSFDFGDVNYINNVAISLDAILGIDLKNSKFRFKENKGTINQLPLEFDGFVQLVNENQVYDLNFKTPTSSFKNLLALLPKQYSGNLETIKTEGNFDLKGTVKGVLSANTIPAFDISFSSKNALFKYDDLPKSVQNINIDATIFNKTGYAKNTSIQIEKLNFKIDEDVFSANANMHNLTTNPKVNLTAKGIINLENIQKVYAGALKNKLAGILNADITTSFDMNSIEKEAYENIKNTGTITVTNFEYDDKDVANPFYIHKTAISFNTNTIKLNEFDAKTGSSDLTIYGNLNNFYGFLFNDEVLKGNFNLNSNNFKVSDFLATDKKETKTSTTSLKIPAFLDCKFTANAKKVIYDNITLNNVSGTMYVKDEAVTLQNLKSDVFGGKIGFDGQVSTKGKTSTFKMDLKLDKLNIAESFGNLEMLKSIAPIAKTIEGKINSTIKVAGNLNENMTPNLKTISGDLFGKLLNPALKASNSKALSLLSNKVSFLDVNQLNLDGINAFLSFDNGQVTVKPIPLKYKDIGMEISGNHSFDNSMNYTIVFDVPVKYLGSEVTGVLKKLSSKDAAEIKSVPVKANLTGSFTNPILATNIKDATSNLIKDLVEKQKQSLLNKGKDKLTDLLGIGTTTKDSTKTTHDKTKDKVKDVLGGLFGKKKKDTVKGKQE from the coding sequence ATGAATATAAAAAATAAGAAAAAATCAACAGGAAAAAAAAATATAAAATGGGTAATATCTATTTTACTAATTCTAATAATTGGACTAGTTTCCATTCCTTTTTTATTTAAAGATAAAATTGTACAAATGGTTTCCAATACAATTAACAACAGCATTAACGCTAGCGTTACTTTTAAGGAAGTAGATTTAAGTTTGTTTCAAGATTTTCCTTTAGCAAGTATTACCGTTGCTGACATTGCAGTTGTAAATAAAGCACCTTTTTTAGGCGACACGCTATACAGTGCAAAATCACTAAATTTTAGCATGAAAATTACAGAACTTTTTAAAAATGCCGATGAAGTCATTGCATTAAATAGTATTACTAGTCAAAACGGACAAGTAAATATTATTTTTAATAAAGAAGATATTGGGAATTATGATATTGCTATTCAAAAAGAAAATACAAGTACTGCCGAAACAAATGAGTCTTTTTCACTTGATATTCAAGAATATGCACTTAAAAACATGACCTTTAGGTATATTGACCGAAGTAGCCATATGACTCTGAAATTAGAAAATATCAATCATACAGGAAAAGGAAATTTCGCCAAAGATATTTTAGATTTAGAGACTACTTCTAAAGCAAATTTATCGTTTGATTTTGGAGACGTAAATTATATAAACAATGTTGCTATTTCTTTGGATGCCATTTTAGGAATTGATCTAAAAAACAGCAAATTTAGGTTTAAAGAAAATAAAGGAACCATCAATCAACTGCCTTTAGAATTTGATGGTTTTGTTCAATTAGTGAATGAAAACCAAGTATATGACCTAAATTTTAAAACGCCCACTTCCTCTTTTAAAAATTTATTAGCACTTTTGCCAAAACAATATTCTGGTAATTTAGAAACCATAAAAACCGAAGGTAATTTCGATTTAAAAGGCACCGTAAAAGGTGTTTTGTCTGCAAATACAATTCCTGCTTTTGACATTTCTTTTTCCTCAAAAAACGCCCTATTTAAATATGATGATTTACCAAAATCGGTACAAAACATCAACATCGATGCAACAATTTTTAACAAAACAGGATATGCTAAAAACACCTCAATACAAATTGAAAAGTTAAATTTTAAAATTGATGAAGATGTATTTTCTGCCAATGCCAATATGCATAATTTAACCACGAATCCGAAAGTAAATTTAACTGCAAAAGGAATTATAAATTTGGAAAATATTCAAAAAGTATATGCAGGTGCATTAAAAAATAAGTTGGCTGGCATTTTAAACGCTGATATTACCACTAGTTTCGATATGAATTCTATTGAAAAAGAAGCTTATGAAAACATAAAAAATACAGGTACTATTACCGTTACTAATTTTGAATATGACGATAAAGATGTTGCAAATCCTTTTTACATTCATAAAACCGCTATCAGTTTTAATACAAATACAATTAAACTTAATGAGTTTGATGCTAAAACAGGAAGTTCTGATTTGACCATCTACGGGAATTTAAATAATTTTTATGGCTTCTTATTTAATGACGAAGTTTTAAAAGGAAATTTTAATTTAAATTCTAACAACTTTAAAGTTTCTGATTTTTTAGCCACGGATAAAAAAGAAACTAAAACTAGCACAACCTCTTTAAAAATTCCTGCGTTTTTAGATTGCAAATTTACGGCAAATGCAAAAAAAGTAATCTATGATAACATTACTTTAAACAATGTTTCTGGAACGATGTATGTAAAAGACGAAGCCGTAACGCTTCAAAATTTAAAGTCTGATGTTTTCGGAGGAAAGATTGGTTTTGACGGACAAGTGTCTACCAAGGGAAAAACATCAACCTTTAAAATGGATTTAAAATTAGATAAACTGAATATTGCAGAGTCCTTTGGAAACTTAGAAATGCTAAAATCGATTGCGCCTATTGCTAAAACCATAGAAGGCAAAATAAATTCTACGATTAAAGTTGCTGGAAATTTAAATGAAAATATGACCCCAAATTTAAAAACCATTTCTGGTGATTTATTTGGCAAATTATTAAATCCTGCTTTAAAAGCAAGCAACTCTAAAGCATTAAGTTTATTGAGTAATAAAGTATCTTTTTTAGATGTAAATCAATTAAATTTAGATGGCATTAATGCTTTTTTGTCTTTTGATAACGGACAAGTAACGGTAAAACCAATTCCGTTAAAATATAAAGATATTGGGATGGAAATATCTGGAAATCATAGTTTTGACAATTCAATGAATTATACTATTGTGTTTGATGTTCCTGTAAAATATTTAGGATCTGAAGTAACAGGGGTACTCAAAAAATTATCATCAAAAGATGCTGCCGAAATAAAAAGTGTACCTGTAAAAGCAAATCTAACAGGAAGTTTTACGAATCCGATTTTAGCAACAAATATAAAAGATGCTACTTCTAATTTGATAAAAGATTTGGTTGAAAAACAAAAGCAAAGCTTACTCAATAAGGGAAAAGATAAATTAACCGATTTATTAGGAATTGGCACTACAACCAAAGATTCTACAAAAACAACCCATGATAAAACAAAAGACAAAGTTAAAGACGTTTTAGGTGGACTTTTTGGCAAAAAGAAAAAAGATACTGTAAAAGGCAAACAAGAATAA
- a CDS encoding CCC motif membrane protein, which produces MKKLKTTLIYILSSISLLCCCFAGLGILLALPSFLIAHKKLKEATLNPEEYDIDDINGMSTAKTFAMITLIINGLYFAFNIYKFLTMDWDVFMEDFNSILEQFKG; this is translated from the coding sequence ATGAAAAAGCTGAAAACTACCCTAATTTATATTTTATCATCTATAAGTTTATTATGTTGCTGCTTTGCAGGTCTTGGTATTTTGTTAGCGCTTCCTTCTTTTTTAATTGCTCATAAAAAATTAAAAGAAGCTACTTTAAATCCAGAAGAATATGATATTGATGATATAAATGGCATGTCAACTGCAAAAACTTTTGCAATGATTACTTTAATTATCAATGGTCTTTATTTTGCATTCAACATATATAAGTTTTTAACAATGGATTGGGATGTTTTTATGGAAGATTTTAATAGCATTCTAGAGCAATTCAAAGGCTAA
- a CDS encoding DUF2752 domain-containing protein — MNFNLEEYMLPCLSKTFFGFDCLGCGLQRSLLLVIHGDFIAAFKMYPAIFTLIALFLFIVINTKVKFQKSKKIISSLAYLNLSIMIISYLIKLNL; from the coding sequence ATGAATTTTAATTTAGAAGAATATATGTTGCCTTGCTTAAGCAAAACCTTTTTTGGGTTTGATTGTTTGGGGTGCGGGTTGCAAAGATCTCTTCTATTGGTTATTCATGGCGATTTTATTGCTGCATTTAAAATGTATCCTGCTATTTTTACTTTAATCGCTTTATTTTTATTTATTGTTATTAATACGAAAGTAAAGTTTCAAAAATCAAAAAAAATAATTAGCAGTTTAGCGTATTTAAATTTATCTATTATGATTATTAGTTACTTGATAAAGCTAAATCTTTAA
- a CDS encoding YbaB/EbfC family nucleoid-associated protein yields MFGDMSGMIQKLEDAQKKIEETKIRLNSVLIDEASVDGKIKIKLTANSEIKAITIDDSLLADAEELEDYLVITLNKALSKAAQMNEQEMAAAAKNGMPDIPGMDLFK; encoded by the coding sequence ATGTTTGGAGACATGTCTGGAATGATACAGAAATTAGAAGATGCACAAAAAAAAATAGAAGAAACAAAAATAAGATTAAACTCGGTTTTGATTGATGAAGCTTCTGTAGACGGAAAAATAAAAATTAAATTGACTGCCAATAGCGAGATAAAAGCAATTACCATTGATGATTCTTTACTTGCAGATGCAGAAGAATTAGAAGATTATTTAGTTATTACTTTAAATAAAGCGCTTTCAAAAGCCGCTCAAATGAATGAACAAGAAATGGCAGCTGCAGCAAAAAACGGAATGCCTGATATTCCTGGAATGGATTTATTTAAGTAA
- a CDS encoding S9 family peptidase: protein MKSTDAKFPLAEKIPTELIKHDDVRIDNYFWMRLSDDQKLAEIKDDQTQKVVNYLEAENEYYDKLTAYTKTFQEGLFQEMKGRIKENDSSVPYKDNGYFYITRYETGKQYPIYSRKKETLAADEEVLFNVNEMSKGHDYYQLGGLNISTNNKLVVFAVDTVSRRQYILRIKNLETGEIYKDIIENTTGGSVWANDNKTIFYTKKDPRTLRSERIFRHILGTPTSQDIEVYHEKDETFGVYVTKSKSKKYIFIGSYSTLATEAQYLDADNPTGQFTILQKRVKDLEYSVAHYKDHFYFLTNKDGATNFKLMKTPVSKTTKENWTDVIPHRADTLLEDFSIFKDYLVLEERAGGLNKIRIKRWDEKEDYYLPFDEETYAAGVYGNPEFDTNIIRYSYNSFTTPSSVIDFDMSNQSKEVKKEQEVLGGKFHKENYISKRVWVTARDGKKVAVSLVYHKDTALNENTPLMQYAYGSYGATIPDSFSTTRLSLLDRGFVFALAHIRGGQYLGREWYEGGKMLNKKNTFTDFIDCSKYLIDNKYTSAKHLYAMGGSAGGLLMGTIINMNPELYNGVIAAVPFVDVISTMLDDTIPLTTGEYDEWGNPNEKVYYEYIKSYSPYDQVTAKAYPNMLVTTGFHDSQVQYWEPAKWVAKLRELKTDNNILMLHTNMETGHGGASGRFEALKETAQDYTFFLALENKLDLDTIKP from the coding sequence ATGAAGAGTACCGATGCAAAGTTTCCTTTAGCAGAAAAAATACCCACTGAATTAATCAAACATGATGATGTAAGAATAGACAACTATTTTTGGATGCGTTTGTCTGATGATCAAAAATTAGCAGAGATAAAAGATGACCAAACTCAAAAAGTAGTTAATTATCTAGAAGCTGAAAATGAGTATTATGATAAATTAACAGCGTATACAAAGACTTTTCAAGAGGGATTATTTCAAGAAATGAAAGGTAGAATTAAAGAAAACGATTCTTCTGTGCCGTATAAAGACAATGGTTATTTTTATATTACACGCTATGAAACCGGAAAGCAATATCCTATTTATAGTCGTAAAAAAGAAACTTTAGCAGCAGATGAAGAAGTTCTTTTTAATGTAAATGAAATGTCTAAAGGCCATGATTATTATCAATTAGGTGGTTTAAATATTTCTACGAATAATAAATTAGTTGTTTTTGCAGTTGATACGGTGAGTAGAAGGCAATATATTCTACGGATTAAAAATTTAGAAACAGGAGAAATTTACAAAGATATTATTGAAAATACCACGGGAGGTTCTGTTTGGGCAAATGACAACAAAACCATTTTTTACACGAAAAAAGATCCTAGAACGTTAAGAAGTGAGCGAATTTTTAGACATATTTTAGGAACACCAACTTCTCAAGATATTGAAGTATATCACGAAAAAGATGAAACTTTTGGAGTCTATGTTACAAAATCTAAATCTAAAAAATATATTTTTATTGGTTCTTATAGCACGCTTGCTACGGAGGCACAATATTTAGATGCAGACAACCCAACAGGGCAATTTACCATACTACAAAAACGTGTTAAAGATTTAGAATACAGTGTGGCGCACTATAAAGATCACTTTTATTTTTTAACGAATAAAGACGGTGCAACAAATTTTAAGTTGATGAAAACCCCTGTGTCTAAAACAACCAAAGAAAACTGGACAGATGTTATTCCGCATAGAGCAGACACGTTGTTAGAAGATTTTTCTATTTTTAAAGACTATTTAGTTTTAGAAGAACGTGCTGGTGGCTTAAATAAAATTCGCATTAAACGTTGGGACGAAAAAGAAGATTATTATTTGCCTTTTGATGAAGAAACGTATGCTGCTGGGGTTTATGGAAATCCTGAATTTGATACCAATATTATAAGATATTCCTATAACTCTTTTACCACACCGAGCTCTGTAATCGATTTTGATATGAGCAATCAATCTAAAGAAGTTAAAAAAGAACAAGAAGTTTTAGGAGGTAAGTTTCATAAAGAAAATTATATAAGTAAACGTGTTTGGGTAACTGCAAGAGACGGCAAAAAAGTTGCTGTTTCTTTAGTATATCATAAAGATACAGCGTTAAACGAAAACACTCCATTAATGCAATATGCTTATGGTTCTTATGGTGCAACAATTCCAGATAGCTTTTCTACCACACGCTTAAGTTTGTTAGATAGAGGTTTTGTATTTGCTTTGGCGCATATTAGGGGTGGTCAATATTTAGGACGTGAATGGTATGAAGGCGGTAAAATGCTCAATAAAAAAAACACCTTTACAGATTTTATAGACTGTTCTAAATATTTAATTGATAATAAGTATACTTCGGCAAAACATTTATATGCCATGGGAGGCTCGGCAGGAGGATTATTAATGGGTACGATAATCAATATGAATCCAGAATTGTACAATGGTGTTATTGCGGCGGTTCCTTTTGTTGATGTTATCTCTACAATGTTAGATGATACTATTCCACTAACCACCGGAGAATATGACGAATGGGGAAATCCGAATGAAAAGGTCTATTATGAGTATATAAAATCTTATTCGCCATACGATCAGGTAACCGCAAAGGCATATCCTAATATGCTAGTAACTACTGGTTTTCATGATTCTCAAGTACAATATTGGGAACCTGCTAAATGGGTTGCCAAATTGCGCGAACTAAAAACTGATAATAATATATTAATGTTGCATACCAATATGGAAACAGGTCATGGTGGCGCTTCCGGACGTTTTGAGGCTTTAAAAGAAACGGCGCAAGATTATACGTTCTTTTTAGCATTAGAAAATAAATTAGACTTGGATACGATTAAGCCTTAA